The following is a genomic window from bacterium.
ATCGTGATAATATTTCAAGACAATCACCTCCCTCATCTTCGCCGGCAAACCGGCCACCATCTTCTTCACCTCTTCTGCCTTGAGTATCCGCTCGGCATCGAGCGTTTGGTCACACACCAGATTTTCAACTTCATCGATGGGTACGATGACATACCGTTTGTCCTTGCGCATGGTGTCCCTGCACTGGTTCACCGCAATCTGGAAGAGCCATGTCGAAAGCTTCGATTCTCCCCGGAAATGTTTAATACTCCGTATCACCTTTATCCACGTTTCCTGGAAAATATCCTCCGCCAGCTCGTAGTTGTTGATCATACGCACGATGAAAGCGAACAGGGGACGTTTATACAGTTCCACAAGCTCATCGATTGCCCGGGAATCGCCTTCCCGCAGCCTCAGGATCAGTGCCTGCTCGTTCAGCCGGTCTTCAGAGGACACCGTTGTTGTTTCCTTTCCGGAGCACTGTTCCCTTCGATCTTCATCAATGCAGGGTCTGTCCTCAATTACCCCGGTTCCGCCCATGTAAACCTGCATTCACCGAACTCCTCATCCCATTTCCCTGAAAATTCTGGTGTTTCGAGTGAGTCAACTCCAGGTTCTCTTCTCACTCTCTGTTACATATGACGAAAATGAGCGATGGGAAGTTCATTTTTTCTTTTTATATAGGATGGTGCATGTAATCGGATCAATTTATAAATTTGAATCTGTATTTCATCATAGAATCCCCCCTGCCTTCCGGCATCCCCCCTTGTTAAGGGACAAGACAGGGCGGCTCCCCTTTTGTTTTATAAGGGGGATACGGCGAAGCCGAGGAGGATCGGTTTAAGCAGGAATAACGCTATAGTATATTGTTATTATTGAGATAACATTAACAGTAAATCAGCTTTTATTGATATTTATTAATAATCCGGGGTCATGCGCGTAAAACCGTGGTTCATTAAACTCTGTTAACAGCCCTGATCAGTAAGCAGTCATTATCTTCCTTGCATGTTCGCACCATGGGCACACGGGACGGCTGCAGAGAAGGAAGACGGGATTATCGCTGACCGCCTCATACGCTGTATCGATGACATCACGGCCTTTCATCCATCGCACTTCGGCATCGCCGATCCGGTGTATCCCGATGGCGTGTTTTTTGACCAGGAGCGGCTCAAGGTTGTTGAATCCGCTGCTGCATCCCGGTATGAGCGCCCGTGTGATACGGCTGTT
Proteins encoded in this region:
- a CDS encoding sigma-70 family RNA polymerase sigma factor gives rise to the protein MQVYMGGTGVIEDRPCIDEDRREQCSGKETTTVSSEDRLNEQALILRLREGDSRAIDELVELYKRPLFAFIVRMINNYELAEDIFQETWIKVIRSIKHFRGESKLSTWLFQIAVNQCRDTMRKDKRYVIVPIDEVENLVCDQTLDAERILKAEEVKKMVAGLPAKMREVIVLKYYHDLNDQEIADATGCPAGTVKSRLHRAAKILQKKWTFMNRK